AAGGCGCTCGAGCGCGCACGAGAGGACGCGTTGTCGAGGCAGCACGCGACGCGCGGACCGTACCATCCGCTGGCGGTCCTACTCTCACGACGCCTCCGGCAGGTGACGGCGGACCTCGAGTTCCTGAACGAGCTACGGGCCGACCTTGCCACCGAGAGTACGACCGCCGAGCCATCGCTCCCCGCGGCACGATCGGAACGCGCGGGGCGCGCCACCAAGGGCGCAACGCGGTAGGCGGACTGGAATGCGACGGCTCAGCGGAAGACTCCGGTCGCCGGGCGGGAGGGGGACGTGACGATCGATCCGCCGCTGCTGACCCTGCTCAGCTACTATCGGGATGCGGAGCTACGGGGGGCGGGATTGCTGCTACGGCTCATCGCCCTCATGCCGGACGACCCTGAGGCGCAGGTCGAGCTGACGCGACACGTGGCCGAGGAAACCCGCCATGCCTGGCTCTGGACGAAGCGCATCGTCGATCTTGGGGCCGCACCGGCTCCGATCCCGGCTGGCTATCAGAGCCGGATCGGGTTGCGAACGATCCCGCGGAGCCTCGCCGATCTCCTGGCGCTCACGATCGTCGTCGAGGAGCGTGCGCTCGCCCGCTACCAGGAGCACGCAGCCCGCCACGACGTGGATGTCGCCACGCGCAAGGTGCTCGCGGCGGTCGCGAAGGACGAGCAGTGGCACGTCGCGTGGATTCGCCGGAAGCTCACCGAGCTGACCGCGCACGACGCCACGCTCGGCGAACGGGCGGACGGCATGATGGAGCGCTACCGGCAGATCGATCGAGAGGTGTACGCCGAGCTCAGACGGGAGGAAGATATCGCCTTTGGTCGAAGTGGCCCTCCAGACGGCTACGCTGGTGGCCGGACATCCCAGCCGCGCGGAGGTGCCTGATGGCCCACGCATCGCTTCACATTCCGCTGCGCTTCCTGCGTGGGCATTACGGACGGACGACGCTCACCGTGATCGCGGTGGCGCTCGGCGTCGGGCTGGTGTGTGCGCTCGATCTCGTGACTCGCTCGATGCAACGCGCGTTCGACGAGGTCATCGACAACCTGGCCGGTCGCACGGCGCTGGAGGTGTCGGCCGGCGAATCGGGCGTCGTGCCGGAGACACTCGCATCGCAACTCCAGCGGCTGCCCGGCGTGGACATCGCCGTACCCATCGTGCACGGGACCGCGTTCCTCGCGGACGGGAGCGGCGAGGCCCTCACCGTCCATGGGGTCGACGTCCTGAACGAGGATGCGCTGCGCGTATACGAAGCACGCGAGCCTGGGGGGCAGACGGTCGACGATCCCGTCCGCTTCATGGCGGACCCGCGCTCGGTCATTCTCACCCGAGCCTTCGCGGCGCGCCGGGGTCTCGACGAAAACGACACGCTCGAGCTCGATACGCCCCGAGGACGCCGGCGTTTTCGGATACTTCGGCTTCTCGAGCCGACAGGCGTCGGGCGGGTCCATGGCGGCAACCTGATCGTGATGGACGTCGCCGCAGCGCAGGAGCTGTTCACCGAGCCCGAGTTCGTGAGCCGCATCGACGTCGTCGTCGATCGGTCCACCGACGTAGCCTCCGTGCGGGCGGCGATCGAGCGAACCCTTCCCCCCGGCCTCGTCGTCAGCACACCCGCGCAGCGGAAGCTCGATCTCCATGCCGTGATGCGCTCGTTCGGGACACTGCTACGCGCCATTGGACTCCTCGGAGTGCTCATCGCGTATCTGATCGCATTCAACGCGTTGTCCTCGGGTTTCGAGCGCCGCAGGTGGCAACTCGGAGTCCTGGCAGCGATTGGCGCGCCACCGCGCGCCATCTGGCTGTCCCAGATGCAAGAAGCACTGCTGCTGGCGGGTGTAAGCGTGGGTCTCGGTCTCGGCGTGGGAATGCTTCTCGCGTGGATACTCCTACCCATCATCGCCGCGACGACCGCCTTGAACTTCAATCTGGTCGCGCCACAGACGAGCCTCGTGCCGAGCCCGATCTCGTTCGCCCTCGCGACCACGCTCGGAGTCGGCGTGACGCTCCTGGCTGCGTGGCTGCCTGCAGCACGGGCGGTCCGCGCGGGCGTCGCCATGACCATTCGGGGGCGGGGTCGCGAGGCCGATCGCACCGAACTGCGCCCCGGGTGGGCCATGGCCGCGGGCCTGTGGTCAGCCGCAGGCGCCGCCGTGGTCCTGCAATCGCTCGCGGGCGAGGTGGGATTCGGTTTGCTCGCGACGGCCCTGATCGCGGCCGCGATCGCGGCGTCCGCACCGCCGTTGATCCCATTCGCCGCACGCGTCGCGCTGCCAGCTCTGGTCGCCTCAGCTGGCAGCAGCGGACGGCTTGCGGCGATGGGGCTGCGCGACCACGGCCGACGGGTCGGAATCACCACCGCGATGCTCGCCGTCGGTCTGGGTGTCGTGGTCTGGCTAGGGGTGCTGGCCCGCAGCTTCGAAACCTCCGTGGTCGATACGCTCGGACGGGCCATCCGGGCGGACGTCGTCGTGACGTCCGCCAACATCGGATCGGGGTTCCTCGAGGCACCGCTCGACGGGGAGCTCGTGGCCGCCGTGCGCGGCATGCCGGGGATCGAGGACGCCGCGGGCTGGCGGGCGTTGGAGTGGCCGTACGGCGGCGAGGCGATCGGGTTGAGCGCCTACGATCCACAGTACTTCCGGAATCGACGCTTCGGTGAATGGCCGCTCGAAGAGGCAGCGGCGGGGAACGTGTGGGAGGAGGTGGCGCTCGGGCGAGGCGTCGTCGTCTCGACGAGCTTCGTCGCGTCGTTCGGACGCGGGGTCGGAACCCGAATGGTGCTCGACACGCCGACCGGACCGCTCAAGGTACCGATCGTCGGCGTGACGGTCGACTTCGTCTCCCCGAAGGGCACGGTCGAGCTCAGTCGAGAGCTGTTCATCGAGCGCTGGCGGGACCGCACCATCACGAGGATCTTCGCCCTGAAGCGCCCCGACACGGAGACGGCCGACCTGCGACGCCGTATCGCCAGCGAGATCGGCGCCACGTACCGCCTCCGCATCCTGTCGGCGCGCGAGCTGCTCGACTACTTCGTGATCCAGGTCCGGCGCGCGTTCTCGGTTATCCCCGTATTCGCCGCGGCCATCTATGTGGTGATCCTGATCGGACTCGCCAGCTCGTTGATCACGTCCGTCCTCGATCGCCAGCGCGAGCTGGCGATCGTGCAGGTCATCGGGTTGCGGCGGCGGCTGGCCCGGCGGGTGGTGGTCCTCGAAAGCCTCGTCGTCGGTGTCGTCGGGCTCGTGCTCGCCGCCGTGGGCGGGCTCGCGCTCTCGGCTCTCTGGGTCGGACGCACCTTTCAGCTCCTCCTTGGGTGGACGCTCCATCTCAGCGTGCCCGCGGCGCATCTCGCTCTGGTCGCGGGCGCGGGCGTTCTGGTGTGTGTCGTCGCCTCGGTGATCCCGGCGCGGCGCGTGGGGCACCTCGGGGTATCCGAGGCGCTCCGCCATGAATCGTGACGACATTCGCGATGCGAAGGGAGGCCAGGATGGTCCGTATCGGCTGCGTATCGTCGGTGGTGGCCGGGCACGAGGTGCGCATCGACGCCATGCGCGAGTTCCTCGCAGCGCAGACGGGATCGGCGACTGGTACGCGTGTGCGCCGCGCCCTCGCGGCGGCCGGAAGCCCCACGCGCTTCAGCGTCCTACCCCTGGACGAGCTTGCCCGGCTCGGCGACGCCGGTGAGCGGAGCGAGCTCTATCGAAGACATGCCATCGCGCTGGCCGAGCGCGCGGTGGCTGGCATCGTAGACCTGGATGCGCTACGCCCCGAGACCGTCTCGACGCTCGTCTTCGTGTCGAGCACGGGTTGGAGCGCGCCGTCTATCGACGCCCACCTGGTACGTCGCTTCGGCATCGCCCCCCATTGCCGGCGTATCCCGCTGGCTCAGCTCGGATGCGGCGGCGGGGTTGCGGCGCTCTCGCTTGCCGCAGAGATCGTCCGTCGTGATCCGACGGAACGGGTCCTGGTGGTGAGCGCGGAGGTGCCGTCCCTCCAGCTGCAGCTCGCGGAGCCGTCCTATCCGGAGCTGCTCGCTGCCGCCCAGTTCGGGGATGGAGCCGGTGCGGCGGTCGTTTCCCGCGACGAGGGCGGCTGCGAGGTGCTCGGCACGCGCAGCGTCCTTCTCGCCGAGCACGAGGAGGGGGGGCGCATCGTTCCTTCTGCGACCGGCCTCCGGCTGGTTCCGTCCGCCGGACTCCCGCGGGTCATCCGCTCCCGGGTACGGCGGCTCGTCGCCGACTGCGCTCGAGCCAGCGACGTCGACGAAGCCGCGCCGGCATTCGTCATCGCCCATCCCCGAGGGGCCGCGGTGCTGCAGGCGGTGGCATCCGGGCTGGATGTGGAGCGAAACGCCATGGGCGCCTCCTGGGCGGCCTGGGAGGCCTCCGGCAACATGGTATCCGCCAGCGTCTTTAGAGCGCTGGCCGAGGTCGACCGCACGGGAACGGCGAGGGAG
The genomic region above belongs to bacterium and contains:
- a CDS encoding ABC transporter permease; the encoded protein is MAHASLHIPLRFLRGHYGRTTLTVIAVALGVGLVCALDLVTRSMQRAFDEVIDNLAGRTALEVSAGESGVVPETLASQLQRLPGVDIAVPIVHGTAFLADGSGEALTVHGVDVLNEDALRVYEAREPGGQTVDDPVRFMADPRSVILTRAFAARRGLDENDTLELDTPRGRRRFRILRLLEPTGVGRVHGGNLIVMDVAAAQELFTEPEFVSRIDVVVDRSTDVASVRAAIERTLPPGLVVSTPAQRKLDLHAVMRSFGTLLRAIGLLGVLIAYLIAFNALSSGFERRRWQLGVLAAIGAPPRAIWLSQMQEALLLAGVSVGLGLGVGMLLAWILLPIIAATTALNFNLVAPQTSLVPSPISFALATTLGVGVTLLAAWLPAARAVRAGVAMTIRGRGREADRTELRPGWAMAAGLWSAAGAAVVLQSLAGEVGFGLLATALIAAAIAASAPPLIPFAARVALPALVASAGSSGRLAAMGLRDHGRRVGITTAMLAVGLGVVVWLGVLARSFETSVVDTLGRAIRADVVVTSANIGSGFLEAPLDGELVAAVRGMPGIEDAAGWRALEWPYGGEAIGLSAYDPQYFRNRRFGEWPLEEAAAGNVWEEVALGRGVVVSTSFVASFGRGVGTRMVLDTPTGPLKVPIVGVTVDFVSPKGTVELSRELFIERWRDRTITRIFALKRPDTETADLRRRIASEIGATYRLRILSARELLDYFVIQVRRAFSVIPVFAAAIYVVILIGLASSLITSVLDRQRELAIVQVIGLRRRLARRVVVLESLVVGVVGLVLAAVGGLALSALWVGRTFQLLLGWTLHLSVPAAHLALVAGAGVLVCVVASVIPARRVGHLGVSEALRHES
- a CDS encoding ferritin-like domain-containing protein — translated: MTIDPPLLTLLSYYRDAELRGAGLLLRLIALMPDDPEAQVELTRHVAEETRHAWLWTKRIVDLGAAPAPIPAGYQSRIGLRTIPRSLADLLALTIVVEERALARYQEHAARHDVDVATRKVLAAVAKDEQWHVAWIRRKLTELTAHDATLGERADGMMERYRQIDREVYAELRREEDIAFGRSGPPDGYAGGRTSQPRGGA